In Zingiber officinale cultivar Zhangliang chromosome 8B, Zo_v1.1, whole genome shotgun sequence, a single genomic region encodes these proteins:
- the LOC122014150 gene encoding nuclear speckle RNA-binding protein B-like — protein sequence MSPSAREFNALQRHTPLKVHKESHLIQKPSSSSSSSTISTIGTATNNPRQRRQPVIIYTHAPKIIHATVDNFKEIVQRLTGQSQATAVENINNDDDNNNNNNSNEISAAVPPPATLPSPNDACKDNNENILEVSSSGTPSKNYTHFLYSSTAMMPPLGMPNPPFLGDLALFGHGSSDFLHYPTGGNVFDFAAADSVSFWPSVPNVNSDILSSYAIEEAIKTYHDVGL from the coding sequence ATGAGCCCTTCCGCAAGGGAATTCAATGCTCTACAACGCCACACCCCTCTCAAGGTTCACAAGGAGTCTCATCTAATCCAAAAGCCTTCCTCCTCGTCTTCCTCTTCCACCATCTCCACGATCGGCACCGCCACCAATAACCCTCGTCAACGCCGTCAGCCGGTCATTATCTACACCCATGCTCCGAAAATTATTCATGCGACTGTTGATAATTTCAAGGAGATCGTCCAGAGGCTCACCGGCCAGTCACAAGCCACCGCCGTCGAAAACATTAATAACGACGacgacaacaacaataacaacaacagcaATGAAATATCCGCCGCCGTCCCTCCTCCCGCCACACTGCCATCGCCAAATGATGCGTGCAAAGACAACAACGAGAACATCTTAGAAGTCTCCTCGAGTGGTACGCCGTCGAAGAATTATACACACTTTTTGTACTCGTCTACGGCTATGATGCCTCCGCTGGGAATGCCTAATCCTCCATTCCTAGGGGATCTAGCGCTTTTCGGACATGGTTCTTCGGATTTCCTCCATTACCCGACCGGCGGCAATGTCTTCGATTTTGCAGCCGCAGATTCAGTATCCTTTTGGCCCTCGGTTCCTAATGTGAATAGCGATATCCTTTCGTCTTATGCCATTGAAGAAGCCATTAAGACATACCATGATGTAGGTTTATGA